In Leptodactylus fuscus isolate aLepFus1 chromosome 2, aLepFus1.hap2, whole genome shotgun sequence, one genomic interval encodes:
- the LOC142194018 gene encoding interferon alpha/beta receptor 1-like, producing the protein MAGRRVTLLLLLVIRMVAMAAATEDLGTIEVIISKSSSDRFSVLWDWNHNCINEDEQVNFTAVYKKVGAPDSEFQDCAPIVDDCSCHIFSNILDHRHNYTVMVSATTTDGKSLSSSKDFDPNRELKPPPDVQVTVSDALVTVKISSPDPLYQEDYNLTLRSNGSTEEKYKSVIMRTYIIPPYELIPEQIYCIKVRVFNKLTLEFSQSSPEECFTAPARAPPDNLRMEARDLRYLLKWDFDRSPNATFSVEKCRSLSGRCTKIKGCENITSTQCDCSELSFSGHFILRVSVYDSQREEKSSSVIQFNPSEETVIGPPKDVEIRIVNNGLNINVREPEGFNNSMMKALCTWLYQVKVWNNSTDSLEVSVIDAELPFFRVESIEASTTYCVKAKMNCKDRNRSSVYSEEYCITTDPRSHLVAWIAGLTFFGIILISVMLYVCFYPLKRFINRIFFPSNKLPSSCNKGLGQSSSDFINQPFLLHEEETTERCYIVQDANTEVQIIPENRSQSNSQDSGNYSNESQNMRETLTPSDSSGSHV; encoded by the exons atctgGGAACAATTGAAGTAATAATCTCAAAATCTTCTTCGGACCGATTTTCAGTATTATGGGATTGGAATCACAATTGTATTAATGAAGACGAACAAGTCAACTTTACAGCTGTTTATAAGAA GGTCGGAGCACCAGACAGCGAGTTTCAGGACTGCGCTCCTATTGTTGATGATTGCTCCTGTCATATCTTCTCTAATATACTTGATCACAGACATAATTATACCGTAATGGTTTCGGCTACGACAACAGATGGAAAATCCCTATCAAGCTCTAAAGACTTTGACCCCAACCGTG AGCTTAAACCTCCTCCCGATGTCCAGGTCACGGTCAGCGACGCATTGGTAACAGTTAAAATTTCATCCCCAGACCCTCTGTATCAAGAAGACTATAACTTAACTCTTAGAAGTAATGGATCCACCGAGGAG AAATATAAAAGTGTCATTATGCGCACATATATCATTCCGCCCTATGAGCTCATTCCTGAGCAAATATATTGCATCAAGGTTCGAGTATTTAACAAACTTACATTGGAGTTCAGTCAAAGTAGCCCAGAAGAATGTTTCACAGCACCTGCTAGAG CACCTCCGGATAACCTGAGGATGGAGGCGCGAGACTTAAGATATCTACTGAAGTGGGACTTTGACCGGTCTCCAAATGCCACATTTTCTGTGGAAAAGTG CCGGTCTTTAAGTGGCAGGTGCACTAAAATAAAGGGATGTGAAAATATCACAAGTACTCAGTGTGACTGCTCCGAGTTGTCCTTCAGTGGACACTTTATCCTCCGTGTCTCTGTGTATGACAGTCAGAGAGAAGAAAAAAGCTCCAGTGTTATACAGTTTAATCCATCCGAAGAGA CTGTTATTGGGCCACCAAAAGATGTGGAGATTAGGATTGTAAACAACGGACTGAACATTAATGTGAGGGAACCTGAAGGATTCAATAACTCCATGATGAAAGCTCTGTGTACTTGGCTGTACCAGGTGAAAGTTTGGAACAATTCTACGGATAGTTTGGAAGTAAGT GTCATAGACGCTGAGCTGCCATTTTTCAGGGTAGAGTCTATAGAAGCCTCAACAACTTACTGTGTGAAAGCAAAGATGAATTGTAAGGACAGAAATAGGAGCAGTGTGTACAGCGAGGAGTACTGCATCACAACAG ATCCTCGGTCTCATCTGGTCGCATGGATCGCAGGACTCACGTTTTTTGGAATCATTCTGATTTCGGTCATGCTATACGTCTGCTTCTACCCATTGAAACGTTTCATAAATCGAATATTTTTCCCATCCAATAAACTACCATCAAGCTGTAATAAG ggTTTGGGGCAGTCGTCCTCAGATTTTATCAACCAGCCATTTTTATTGCATGAAGAGGAGACGACCGAGCGCTGCTACATCGTCCAGGACGCCAATACAGAAGTGCAAATAATTCCTGAAAATCGATCTCAGAGCAATAGCCAGGATTCTGGAAACTATTCCAATGAGAGCCAGAACATGAGGGAGACTCTTACACCCAGTGATAGTAGTGGCAGCCATGTTTAG
- the LOC142193589 gene encoding interferon alpha/beta receptor 1-like: MARRLLSLLLPATWMVLMAAVADETESPPPSFHVLFRDGLVIVSISSSEHMFTVTLRRNDSTEEISENPNVRNYIIPPNNIFPEQTYCVKVKVFNTGIFGPEECFTAPAKTPPDNLRMEAEDLTYLLKWDWDFVRSPNATFSVDYCRNINGGKQCRAIKGCENMTATQCDCSQLSFIGRHIVRVSVYDGQTQEKSFSAIEFKPSQDTVPSPPKNVTMRILGNELFINVSDPEGFKNYEIKGICSWQTHVEINSTHGKVPPLEGAQLFFKLKSIEASTTYCAKAKKKCRNNTRSSRYSEVFCITTDPKSYLVAWIAGFTLFGIVLISVVLYVCFCPLKRFIKKIFFPSNKLPSSIEKGFGESPLDCIKYPFLLHEEETTDQCYIVQNANTEDLVQNNSKERSQTSVQDSGNYTGESNTTGESIAPSE; this comes from the exons ATGGCGAGACGTCTCCTCTCCTTGCTGCTGCCTGCTACATGGATGGTGCTAATGGCAGCCGTTGCGGATG AGACTGAATCTCCTCCGCCCAGTTTTCATGTCCTATTCAGGGATGGTTTGGTGATCGTTAGCATTTCATCCTCAGAACATATGTTCACCGTGACTCTAAGAAGAAATGATTCCACTGAGGAG ATATCCGAAAATCCCAACGTGCGCAACTACATCATTCCCCCCAATAACATCTTTCCTGAGCAAACTTATTGTGTGAAGGTGAAGGTATTCAACACGGGGATATTCGGCCCAGAAGAATGTTTCACCGCGCCTGCTAAAA CACCACCGGATAACCTAAGGATGGAGGCTGAAGACCTCACATATCTACTGAAGTGGGACTGGGACTTTGTCCGCTCTCCAAATGCCACATTTTCTGTGGATTACTG CCGTAATATTAATGGCGGGAAGCAATGCCGCGCAATAAAGGGATGTGAAAATATGACAGCTACTCAGTGTGACTGCTCGCAGTTGTCCTTCATAGGACGCCATATCGTCCGTGTGTCTGTGTACGACGGGCAGACACAAGAAAAAAGCTTCAGCGCCATCGAGTTTAAGCCATCACAAGATA CTGTCCCTTCGCCTCCGAAAAATGTGACAATGCGTATTCTAGGCAACGAGTTGTTCATCAATGTGAGCGATCCTGAAGGATTCAAGAATTATGAGATAAAAGGCATCTGTTCATGGCAGACCCATGTGGAAATCAATTCAACACACGGTAAG GTGCCCCCATTAGAAGGTGCTCAGCtgttttttaaactgaaatcCATAGAAGCCTCAACAACTTACTGTGCAAAAGCGAAGAAGAAATGCCGAAATAATACTCGGAGCAGTCGGTACAGTGAGGTGTTCTGCATCACTACAG ATCCCAAATCCTATCTGGTCGCTTGGATCGCAGGATTCACGCTTTTTGGAATAGTTCTGATTTCGGTCGTCCTGTACGTCTGCTTCTGCCCATTAAAACGTTTCATAAAGAAAATATTCTTCCCATCCAACAAACTGCCATCTAGTATTGAGAAG ggaTTTGGGGAGTCCCCCTTGGATTGTATCAAGTATCCATTTTTATTGCATGAAGAAGAGACGACGGATCAGTGTTACATTGTCCAGAACGCCAATACAGAGGATTTGGTGCAAAATAATTCTAAAGAGAGATCTCAGACCAGCGTCCAGGATTCTGGGAACTACACAGGGGAAAGTAATACCACAGGGGAAAGTATTGCACCATCCGAGTGA